A region of the Cumulibacter manganitolerans genome:
CCACGGCGGCCTCAGCCAGGGCCAGCGCACCCGCGCGCTGAACGCGTTCCGCGGCAACGACGTCCCGGTCCTCGTGGCCACCGACGTCGCGGCCCGCGGCATCCACATCGACGACGTCGAGCTCGTGATCCAGGCCGACCCGCCGCAGGAGCACAAGACGTACCTGCACCGCGCGGGGCGCACCGCACGCGCTGGCGACGAGGGAACCGTCGTGACACTGGCGATGCCGCGCGAGCGGCGCAGCACCGAACGGCTCACGGGCCTGGCCGGGCTGGATATCCGCGGCGTGTACGTCGAGCCCGGCGACGGGCCGATCACGGCGATCACCGGCGGCGCGACGCCGTCGGGCGAGCCCGTCGAGGAGTTCCGTCCGCCGGTGCGCACCAACCCGCGCCGGGGCGCTCGACGGGACGGCGGCCAGGGCACCGGATTCCGCCGCGGGCCGCGTCCCGGCGGACGCCGGGACGAGCGTGGACCCTCGGGCGACCGTGGGTACGGTCGGCCCCGCCGGAGCCGTGACGAGCGGTAAGGAGGGTCCCCCCTCCGCGGGCGCAGGAGATGCTGAGGTAGTATTTCCTGCGCACCTTGTCCAGGTGGCGGAATGGCAGACGCGCTAGCTTGAGGTGCTAGTGTCCTTTATCGGACGTGGGGGTTCAAGTCCCCCTCTGGACACGCTTACCCCGCTGATCTTCCAGGTCAGCGGGGTTTTTCGTGCCTGCCGCCGTCGTCCCGCCGACCGTGCTGGATCAGCAGGCTCGGTACGCCGAAACGGTCGTCGCGCAGCGTGCACACCCGCGAGCCGGGCTTGCGGCCGGTGCGCACCTCGCTCACCTCGATCCCGGCGGCGGTGAGCCGCTCGGCAGCGCGGGCGACGTCCGGGACCCGCCACGCGACACCCCAGACGGCGTCGGCTCCCTCGTGCGGCTGCTCTCCCAGGGGCTGGACCACCTCGAGCACCGCGCTGCCGCACCGCAGGAACAGCATGTGCGAACCCCACTGCGGGGCGTGCCGCTCCAGGCGCAGATCGAGGCCGAGCCGGCCGGCGTACCCGGCGACCGCGGACTGCGCGTCGGCGGTGTGCACGACCACGTGGTCCAGCTCCACCGCGTCCGGCCCCTCCGGCTCGGCATCCGCGGGGCGCTCGAGCCCGAACCGCAGGCCGTTGACCGCCACGTCGCCGTCCTCGCCCACGGCCAGGCCGCGACGCCGCAGCCGCGATCGGGTCGCCTCGGGATCGCCGGTCGCCAGAACGACGCGGGTCGACGGCGCCGGGCTCACACGCAGGCCACGGGCGCGCAGGCCCGGGCCGAGCAGAGCGGCGTATACGTCGTGCGACGCGCCCTCGATCTCCAGCCTCGCTACGCCGTCGATCATTCCGATCCTCCTTCGTCGCAGGGCCACCACGACGACCGCCGGCGGCCGTCGGATCCGAACCACGATCATCGCGCCTGCGACGATCGGCCCCGCACGGAGGTCGGTCGCCGCAGACCGGCCGCTCGTCCGCAGCCACCGGTTCCGGTGGTGCAGAATGCGAGGAGAATCCCTCATCTGTGAGAAAGAAGGCTCGATGGACGTCGACGAATACCTGGCCGAGGCAGAGCGGCGACGCGAGTCGGTCCGCCCGGACGTCCCGCGCCAGGTCGTGTATCCGCGCGGCGAGGTACCGATCGGCGAGTACGTGCGCGGCTGGGCGCGAGAGACGCCCGATGCGATCGCGCTGGCCTTCTACGGCCGCGAGCTGACCTGGCGGGAGATCGACGACCTCAGCGACCGCGCCGCCGGCTGGCTTGAGACGCAGGGGGTGCAGGCCGGCGACCGCGTCGGCGTCCTGCTGCCCAACTCGCCCCAGTTCGTCATCGCGTTCATCGCGATCATGAAGCTCGGCGCGGTGCACGTGCCGATCAACGTGATGTTCCGCGAGCACGAGCTGCACCACGAGCTGACGGACGCCGACGTGAAGGTGCTGTTCTGCGTCGACTCGATGCTCGACGTGCTCGGCAACGTCATCGGCGAGACGGCGGTCGAGTCGGTGCTCGTCACGTCGGCGATGGAGCTGGCCGGCGACGACCCTGCCCTCCCGGCGCCCGCCGCTCCCCCGGCGACGACGAGCCCGAACGTCACGCCCACCGCCACCTGGCGCGACCTGGCCACCGCGTCGCCCGCGGCGCCGCGCGAGGTCGACCTCGACGCGCTCGCCGCCCTGAACTACACCGGCGGCACCACCGGGATGCCGAAGGGCTGTGAGCACAGCCAGCGCCACATGCTGTACGCCGTGGCGGCCTGGATGACGGCTAGTGGCGTCACCGGCCGGCCGGCGTTCCTGTGCCACGTCCCGGTGTTCTGGATCGCCGGCGAGGACATGGGCATCCTGTCCCCGATCCTCACCGGCGGCACCTGCGTGCTGCTCGCCCGGTGGGACGCCGAGGCGGTGATGCGCTCGATCGAGCGCTACCGGGTCAGCATCTGGATCGCCACCGTCGACAACTACGTCGAGATCATGGAGCACCCGGATGCCGAGCGGACGGACTTCTCCAGCCTCACCACTCCCCTCGCGATGTCCTTCGTGGCCCGCGTGGACCCGGAGGTGCGGCAGCGCTGGCGCGAGACGTCGCGCACCGACGGCGTCCTGCGCGAGGCGGCGTACGGGATGACCGAGACGCACACGATGGACACCAGCACCTACGGCCTGCAGGACGACGACTGGGACATCCTCGGCGAGCCCGGCCAGTGCGGCCTGCCGGTGCCCGGCACCGACATCATGGTCGTCGACCCCGCCACCGCGGAGATCCTCCCGCTGGGCGAGCGCGGCGAGATCGTGCTGCGCAGCCCCTCGATCCTCACGGCCTACTGGCGGCGGCCGGACGCCACCGACGACGCGATCCGCGACGGCTGGCTGCACACCGGCGACACGGGGTTCATCGACGAGGCCGGCTGCCTGCACTATCTCGTGCGCAACAAGGACATGATCAAGGTCAACGGCATGAGCGTCTTCCCGGCGGAGGTCGAGGCGTACCTGTGCCGCCACGACGACGTCGAGGTCGCCGCCGTCGTGCCCCGACCGGATCCCGACAAGGGCCAGGTCCCGGTCGCCTTCGTGAAGGCGGTCGCCGGCCGCGACATCGACCCGGACGCGCTGCGCGCCTGGGCGAAGACGCAGATGGCCACCTACAAGGTCCCGGAGATGCGCGTCGTCGACGAGTTCCCGATGACCACCACGGGGAAGATCAAGAAGGCCGAGCTGGCCGCGCAGACCCAGGACCGGACGTGAACGCCGGCACCGCCGGGCGGGAGGCCGAGGGCACCGCCAAGCGGGTCAGCGACAGCGCCTGGTTCGGGGTGCTGGTGATGGCCGGGCTGGTCGCCGTCGGGATCGTGCACTGCCTCATCGGCGTGCTCGCGCTGCAGATGGCGTGGACCGGCTCGCCGGACAAGCAGGCCGACCAGAAGGGCGCGCTGAGCGCCATCGCGTCCAACCCCGTGGGCGGCGTGCTGCTGTGGATCGTCGCGATCGCGCTGATCGGGCTGGTGCTCTGGAAGCTCACGCAGGCGTGGTGGGGCTACGGATACGTGCCGAAGAAGAGCAAGCGGGTGCGCAAGCGGATCGGTGCGGGCGGCGCCGCGGTCATGTACCTCGTCCTGGCCATCACCGCCATCCGGTTCAGCGTCGGCGACTCGGGAAAGTCCAGTGACCAGCAGCAGCAGACCCGAGTCGGTGAGCTGCTCTCGAAGCCGTTCGGGCAGGTCGTCGCCGTGGTGGTCGCCGCCGCCGTCGTCGGCTACGGGATAGTGCTGATCAAGCGCGGGGTGAGCGCGTCGTTCCTCGACGACTACGAGGGCCACCCCTCGGACGCCGTCAAGCGCTTCGGCCAGGTCGGGTTCATCGCCAAGGGGATCGGTGTCGGCCTGATCGGCGTGCTGCTCGGCTGGGCGGCGTGGAGCTACGACCCGAAGAAGGCCGCCGGCCTCGACGGCTCGCTGCGGCTGGTCAAGGAGCAGACCGCCGGGCCCATCATGCTGACCCTCATCGCGGCCGGGCTCATCGCGTACGGGCTGTACTGCTTCGGCTGGTCGAGGCACGCCCGCCGATAGCGTCGCGAACGACGAAGGGGGCGGCCGTCGACGACGGCCGCCCCCTTCTCGCGTATGAGATCGTCCTAGTCGAGGACCTTGCCCTTGGACTCCGTCAGCGTCAGCACTGTGATGAACGCGATGACCGCGCCGATCGCGACGTACCAGAAGAACAGATGGCCCTGGCCGCGGTCACCGAGGAACTGGATGACCAGGGGTGCGGTGCCGCCGAACACGGCGACGGTGAGGTTGTACCAGGCACCGATGCCGAGCCCGCGCAGATGCGTCGGGAACAGCTCGCTCATGATCGCCGGCGCGATCGACGACAGCATCGAGTAGAGGAACAGCCCGACGGTGAAGACGACGAGCATGTTGCCGAAGCCGGGACCGATCAGCGTGGACAGCGGCACGATGACCACCGCCGTGGCCGCCGACCAGAACAGCAGCTGCGGCTTGCGCCCGATCCGGTCCGAC
Encoded here:
- a CDS encoding VOC family protein, which produces MIDGVARLEIEGASHDVYAALLGPGLRARGLRVSPAPSTRVVLATGDPEATRSRLRRRGLAVGEDGDVAVNGLRFGLERPADAEPEGPDAVELDHVVVHTADAQSAVAGYAGRLGLDLRLERHAPQWGSHMLFLRCGSAVLEVVQPLGEQPHEGADAVWGVAWRVPDVARAAERLTAAGIEVSEVRTGRKPGSRVCTLRDDRFGVPSLLIQHGRRDDGGRHEKPR
- a CDS encoding AMP-binding protein, encoding MDVDEYLAEAERRRESVRPDVPRQVVYPRGEVPIGEYVRGWARETPDAIALAFYGRELTWREIDDLSDRAAGWLETQGVQAGDRVGVLLPNSPQFVIAFIAIMKLGAVHVPINVMFREHELHHELTDADVKVLFCVDSMLDVLGNVIGETAVESVLVTSAMELAGDDPALPAPAAPPATTSPNVTPTATWRDLATASPAAPREVDLDALAALNYTGGTTGMPKGCEHSQRHMLYAVAAWMTASGVTGRPAFLCHVPVFWIAGEDMGILSPILTGGTCVLLARWDAEAVMRSIERYRVSIWIATVDNYVEIMEHPDAERTDFSSLTTPLAMSFVARVDPEVRQRWRETSRTDGVLREAAYGMTETHTMDTSTYGLQDDDWDILGEPGQCGLPVPGTDIMVVDPATAEILPLGERGEIVLRSPSILTAYWRRPDATDDAIRDGWLHTGDTGFIDEAGCLHYLVRNKDMIKVNGMSVFPAEVEAYLCRHDDVEVAAVVPRPDPDKGQVPVAFVKAVAGRDIDPDALRAWAKTQMATYKVPEMRVVDEFPMTTTGKIKKAELAAQTQDRT
- a CDS encoding DUF1206 domain-containing protein, producing MNAGTAGREAEGTAKRVSDSAWFGVLVMAGLVAVGIVHCLIGVLALQMAWTGSPDKQADQKGALSAIASNPVGGVLLWIVAIALIGLVLWKLTQAWWGYGYVPKKSKRVRKRIGAGGAAVMYLVLAITAIRFSVGDSGKSSDQQQQTRVGELLSKPFGQVVAVVVAAAVVGYGIVLIKRGVSASFLDDYEGHPSDAVKRFGQVGFIAKGIGVGLIGVLLGWAAWSYDPKKAAGLDGSLRLVKEQTAGPIMLTLIAAGLIAYGLYCFGWSRHARR